One window of Chamaesiphon minutus PCC 6605 genomic DNA carries:
- a CDS encoding YceD family protein, which produces MEPLYIPQLANRKDRTLEIIVDRSIPEFETLTPVRGKINVKHGGTYLEVSAQAETIITLKCDRCLQQYNHRLVLDTNEIIWLEAESEEPARHGVEVKSELEDLVESLPPDGHFPPDVWLYEQLCLSVPLRQLCNLNCAGISPVGAPIPEPVKQVETLDSRWGILETLRERLENN; this is translated from the coding sequence ATGGAACCACTATACATCCCCCAACTAGCCAATCGAAAGGATCGCACCCTAGAGATTATCGTCGATCGATCGATCCCTGAATTTGAAACCCTCACGCCTGTCCGAGGAAAAATAAATGTCAAACATGGGGGCACATATTTAGAGGTCTCAGCACAGGCCGAGACAATTATCACCCTTAAATGCGATCGCTGCTTGCAACAATACAACCACCGACTAGTACTAGATACCAACGAAATTATTTGGCTTGAAGCAGAATCTGAAGAACCAGCACGACACGGTGTCGAAGTCAAATCAGAATTAGAAGACTTGGTAGAATCTTTACCGCCCGACGGCCATTTTCCACCAGATGTGTGGTTGTACGAGCAATTGTGTCTATCCGTTCCCCTGCGACAACTTTGCAATCTCAATTGTGCAGGCATCAGTCCTGTCGGAGCACCCATCCCCGAACCAGTCAAACAGGTCGAAACTCTCGATAGTCGCTGGGGCATTCTCGAAACCCTTAGGGAGCGACTCGAAAATAATTGA